Proteins encoded together in one Chitinophaga sp. LS1 window:
- a CDS encoding efflux RND transporter permease subunit, whose product MFDTFIKRPVLSLVISLIIVLLGLLALFSLPVTQFPDIVPPSVTVTAKYTGANAEVCAKAVATPLERAINGVPGMTYMSSVSSNTGVTLISVSFAVGTDPDQAAVNVQNRVATILDELPEEVIKAGVSTEKEVNSMLLYLNIMSEDSTLNEKFIYNFADINVLQELKRIDGVGFAEIMGAKEYAMRVWLKPDRMLAYSVSADEVVEAIRKQNIEAAPGKTGEAADNDPQVLQYILRYTGKFFEPGQYENIIIRANADGSVLKLKEVADVEFGALSYGMVSKTDGKPSASIMLKQRPGSNAQDVIANVKSRMAELKETSFPPGMTYNFNYDVSRFLDASIHEVLRTLVEAFILVFIVVFLFIQDFRSTLIPALAVPVALIGTLAFMQMMGFSINLLTLFALVLAIGIVVDNAIVVVEAVHVKMHDQHMAPMQATLAAMREISGALVAITLVMSAVFIPVAFLSGPVGVFYRQFSLTMAIAIVISGINAVTLTPALCAIMLKNHHAAGKPRTWLQKFFDKFNYRYNKTEKKYQHLVGYIAGRRMITIGMLAFFFIATWGVSAILPGGFIPAEDQGMIYVNVTTPAGATVSRTEAVLDEVQKVAANLKETESVSILAGYSLVSEVAGASYGMGMVNLKPWEERNRSVKEIIAQLEKDTRNINDASIEFFPPPTVPGFGNSSGFELRVLDKSGSGDLRQTADVTTAFINALKERKEIGSAFTSFDPDFPQYMIHVDQAMAAKKGVSIDNAMSTLQTLLGSYYASNFIRFGQMYKVMVQASPRYRTKPEDILHLYVKNDKGEMVPYSNFVSLERVYGPEQLTRYNMYTAAMVNGDAAPGYSSGDAIKAIEEVAKQKLPRGFSFEWSGMTREQILSGNQAVYIFAIVLLFVYLLLAAQYESFLLPLPVILSLPAGIFGAFLTLKLAGLENNIYAQVALVMLVGLLGKNAILIVEFAILKHKQGASILESAKEGAVSRLRPILMTSFAFIAGLIPLCVANGAGAMGNRSIGTAAAGGMLIGTVFGVVVIPGLYVLFAGIAEKRRKPHVVKAHHVVTVLVLGVLMSSCYTPKAVEYPEVPAVPGEHAMPAGHEVPAEHEVHEVHAVPTGHAIPAEHEVPAGLVTNVSAKTKDTTATTPLTYQQFFADPYLRQLLDTALHNNTDIQLALQRVEMTKAQLLVASKAWLPAVNAAVDAGVERYGDYTMNGVGNYDTNLSQNIDNNQKIPNPTPNYFIGLKSAWEIDLWGKLKNGKKAAQQRMLASEQGKRLVTTQLIANVAGMYYQLLALDNERTVLQRNIALQQSALSTVRIQQEAGRATLLAVQQFHAQLLNTQSLMMGIQQQTTRLENQLNALLGRFPQAIPRDTSLLTAPLPPYASAGMPATLLSHRPDIQQAALELGAAKADVAAAKAAFLPSLNINPYVGFNSFRANLLFNTGSVAYGLLGGVTAPIFNKKQLAAQYQVNSATALSAFYNYRQRVIDGYQEVMTALSQLHNGQEAFRLKEAEVTMLKDGVSTANDLYMTGYANYLEVITAQKSVLEAELALANNRKELFLGTIELYRALGGM is encoded by the coding sequence ATGTTTGATACATTTATCAAGCGGCCCGTGCTGTCGCTAGTCATCTCGTTAATCATAGTCCTGCTGGGCCTACTGGCACTATTCTCTCTGCCAGTCACCCAATTTCCCGACATCGTTCCTCCATCCGTTACCGTTACCGCCAAGTACACGGGTGCGAATGCCGAAGTATGTGCCAAAGCCGTGGCCACTCCATTGGAAAGAGCCATCAATGGTGTACCGGGTATGACCTACATGTCGTCTGTATCCAGCAATACCGGTGTCACACTGATCTCCGTTTCTTTCGCCGTTGGTACAGATCCGGACCAGGCCGCAGTAAACGTACAGAACCGTGTGGCCACCATCCTCGATGAATTACCTGAAGAGGTCATCAAAGCCGGTGTGAGTACGGAAAAAGAAGTGAACAGTATGCTGCTTTACCTCAACATCATGAGTGAAGACAGCACCCTCAATGAAAAATTCATTTACAACTTTGCAGACATCAACGTATTGCAGGAGTTAAAACGTATCGATGGCGTTGGCTTTGCGGAGATCATGGGCGCTAAGGAATACGCCATGCGCGTATGGCTGAAACCCGATCGTATGTTGGCTTACAGCGTTAGTGCCGACGAAGTGGTGGAAGCCATCCGTAAACAAAACATCGAAGCAGCCCCCGGTAAAACAGGGGAAGCCGCTGACAATGATCCACAGGTATTACAATACATCTTACGCTATACCGGAAAATTCTTTGAACCTGGGCAATATGAAAATATCATCATCCGCGCCAATGCCGACGGCTCTGTATTAAAGCTGAAAGAAGTGGCGGACGTGGAATTCGGCGCACTCAGTTATGGCATGGTATCCAAAACAGATGGTAAGCCTTCTGCATCTATCATGCTCAAACAACGCCCCGGTTCCAATGCACAGGATGTAATTGCGAATGTAAAAAGCCGTATGGCTGAACTGAAGGAAACCTCTTTTCCACCGGGCATGACGTACAACTTCAACTACGACGTATCCCGTTTTCTGGATGCCTCTATCCATGAAGTATTACGTACACTGGTAGAAGCATTCATCTTAGTATTCATCGTGGTATTCCTCTTTATACAGGACTTCCGCTCTACCCTCATACCTGCACTGGCAGTGCCGGTAGCGTTGATCGGTACATTGGCATTTATGCAAATGATGGGTTTCTCTATCAACCTGCTCACCCTGTTTGCATTAGTGCTTGCCATTGGTATAGTGGTCGATAATGCCATTGTGGTGGTGGAAGCTGTGCATGTAAAAATGCATGATCAGCACATGGCTCCCATGCAAGCCACACTGGCGGCAATGCGGGAAATAAGCGGGGCACTGGTGGCGATTACATTGGTCATGTCTGCCGTATTTATCCCGGTGGCATTCCTCTCAGGCCCTGTGGGCGTGTTCTACAGACAGTTCTCCCTCACCATGGCAATTGCAATTGTGATTTCGGGTATCAATGCCGTAACCCTCACGCCTGCTCTGTGTGCGATTATGCTCAAAAATCACCATGCAGCGGGCAAGCCCCGTACATGGCTACAAAAGTTCTTCGATAAATTTAACTATCGTTATAATAAGACAGAAAAGAAATACCAGCACCTGGTTGGATATATTGCAGGCAGGCGCATGATCACAATCGGGATGCTGGCATTCTTTTTCATTGCTACCTGGGGCGTGAGCGCGATTCTGCCCGGAGGCTTTATTCCTGCTGAAGACCAGGGGATGATCTATGTGAACGTCACGACGCCTGCAGGTGCCACTGTATCCAGAACGGAGGCTGTGCTGGATGAAGTACAGAAAGTAGCAGCAAATCTGAAAGAAACAGAATCGGTATCTATACTGGCGGGGTATAGCCTGGTGAGTGAAGTAGCGGGTGCCAGCTATGGCATGGGTATGGTGAACCTGAAACCATGGGAAGAAAGAAACCGGTCTGTGAAAGAGATCATTGCACAATTAGAGAAAGATACCCGCAACATTAATGATGCAAGTATTGAGTTCTTCCCACCTCCTACCGTACCGGGTTTTGGTAACTCGAGTGGTTTTGAACTGCGTGTGCTGGACAAGAGTGGTAGTGGAGACTTAAGACAAACAGCGGATGTAACGACAGCATTCATCAACGCATTGAAAGAAAGAAAAGAAATCGGAAGTGCATTTACCAGCTTTGACCCTGACTTTCCACAATATATGATTCATGTGGACCAGGCCATGGCAGCGAAGAAGGGCGTGAGTATAGATAATGCCATGAGCACGTTGCAGACATTGCTGGGCAGTTATTATGCCTCTAACTTTATACGTTTCGGCCAGATGTATAAGGTGATGGTACAGGCATCGCCCCGCTATAGAACCAAGCCGGAAGATATCCTGCATTTGTATGTCAAGAATGATAAAGGCGAGATGGTGCCTTATTCCAACTTTGTAAGCCTGGAAAGAGTGTATGGACCAGAGCAGCTCACACGTTATAATATGTATACAGCGGCGATGGTGAATGGAGATGCGGCGCCGGGATATAGTAGTGGTGATGCTATCAAAGCTATTGAAGAAGTGGCGAAGCAGAAACTGCCACGTGGATTTAGTTTTGAGTGGAGTGGGATGACGAGAGAACAGATCCTTTCAGGTAATCAGGCGGTGTACATTTTTGCGATTGTATTGTTGTTTGTGTATTTGTTGCTGGCAGCACAGTATGAGAGTTTCTTATTGCCATTGCCGGTGATATTATCACTACCGGCGGGGATCTTCGGGGCTTTCCTTACGTTGAAACTGGCGGGATTGGAGAATAATATTTATGCGCAGGTGGCATTGGTGATGCTGGTTGGTTTGTTGGGTAAGAATGCGATATTGATAGTGGAGTTTGCGATCCTGAAACATAAGCAGGGTGCTTCGATATTGGAGAGTGCGAAGGAAGGTGCGGTGTCTCGTTTGCGTCCGATTTTGATGACTTCGTTTGCCTTTATTGCAGGGTTGATCCCTCTGTGTGTTGCGAATGGTGCAGGTGCGATGGGGAATAGGTCGATTGGTACAGCGGCAGCGGGGGGAATGTTGATAGGAACGGTATTCGGTGTGGTGGTGATTCCGGGGTTGTATGTGCTGTTTGCAGGGATAGCGGAGAAGAGGAGGAAGCCACATGTGGTGAAGGCGCATCATGTGGTGACGGTGTTGGTGTTAGGGGTGTTGATGAGTAGTTGTTATACGCCGAAGGCAGTGGAGTATCCTGAGGTGCCTGCGGTACCTGGGGAGCATGCGATGCCTGCGGGACATGAGGTGCCTGCGGAGCATGAGGTGCATGAGGTGCATGCGGTGCCTACGGGGCATGCGATACCTGCGGAGCATGAGGTGCCTGCGGGGCTTGTAACAAATGTATCAGCTAAAACAAAGGATACAACAGCTACTACCCCACTTACTTACCAACAGTTTTTTGCAGACCCATATCTCAGGCAATTACTGGATACTGCCTTACATAATAATACGGATATACAGTTAGCGCTGCAGCGGGTGGAAATGACAAAGGCACAGTTGCTGGTAGCCAGCAAGGCATGGTTGCCGGCTGTGAATGCGGCTGTAGATGCAGGTGTAGAAAGATATGGTGATTATACCATGAATGGCGTAGGTAACTATGATACCAACCTTTCACAGAATATAGACAATAATCAAAAGATACCGAATCCTACGCCGAATTACTTTATTGGGCTGAAGAGTGCGTGGGAAATAGATCTGTGGGGGAAGTTAAAGAATGGTAAGAAAGCAGCACAGCAGCGGATGCTGGCGAGTGAGCAGGGAAAACGACTGGTGACCACGCAGTTGATAGCAAATGTAGCGGGGATGTATTACCAGCTATTGGCACTGGATAATGAGCGAACTGTATTGCAACGCAACATTGCCTTGCAGCAATCAGCGCTGTCGACAGTACGTATTCAGCAGGAAGCGGGAAGAGCGACATTGCTGGCAGTGCAACAATTTCATGCGCAGTTGTTGAATACACAGAGTTTGATGATGGGGATTCAGCAACAAACGACAAGGTTGGAGAATCAGTTGAATGCGTTGCTGGGTCGGTTTCCGCAGGCGATACCGAGAGATACTTCTTTGCTGACAGCCCCATTGCCTCCTTATGCGAGTGCAGGCATGCCGGCGACATTGTTATCTCATCGTCCGGATATTCAGCAGGCAGCGCTGGAATTGGGTGCAGCGAAAGCGGATGTGGCAGCGGCGAAGGCGGCGTTTTTACCATCGCTGAATATCAATCCCTATGTAGGATTTAATAGTTTCAGGGCGAATTTATTATTTAATACGGGGTCAGTGGCTTATGGGTTGTTAGGAGGTGTGACGGCGCCGATATTTAATAAGAAGCAGCTGGCGGCACAGTACCAGGTGAATTCGGCAACGGCATTAAGTGCGTTTTATAATTACAGACAAAGAGTGATAGATGGGTACCAGGAAGTGATGACGGCGCTGAGCCAGTTGCATAATGGCCAGGAGGCATTCAGGCTGAAAGAAGCAGAAGTGACGATGTTGAAGGATGGGGTATCGACAGCGAATGACCTGTATATGACGGGGTATGCGAACTATCTGGAGGTGATTACAGCGCAAAAGAGTGTGTTGGAGGCAGAGTTGGCGCTGGCAAATAACAGGAAGGAGTTGTTTTTGGGAACGATTGAGTTGTATAGGGCGTTGGGAGGAATGTAA
- a CDS encoding ATP-binding protein, translated as MILIVDDKPENILSLRKTLELHDLEVDTALSGEEALKKILKNNYALIILDVQMPSMDGFEVAETISGYSKARDVPILFLSAVNKDKKFIAKGYASGGLDYITKPVDPDIFLLKVKTFIKLYEQNRQLQAMHENLRQEVEVRKQAQAALNAKVQEQHSILESLPQVAFTARGDGNVEYANRHWFYYSPSLDDFPATYDQDHQEQKVWENAILAGQPIEKEVYLHNRLTHHYRCHLLRAIPIDEDGRIVKWVGTFTDIAHQKQANEILEQRVEERTHELQEMNQALEASNYELQQFASVASHDLKEPLRKIQLFGTILRDRHLGTNPDAIQYMERIVSSSERMSKLISDLLKYSRLSADNTFEPVNLNGLINEILADLELSVRDADAEIVVEELPELEAIPGQIRQALQNIISNALKFRRPGVRALITIKSEIVGEKELESSVQEAGNFCRIVVSDNGIGFDEKYLPKIFTLFQRLHSADAYEGTGIGLSIAKKVIEKHQGIISAQSKEDEGTRFIMVLPLKQSN; from the coding sequence ATGATATTAATCGTCGATGATAAGCCAGAAAATATTCTATCACTTAGAAAGACATTAGAATTACACGATCTGGAAGTGGATACTGCTTTATCAGGAGAGGAAGCACTCAAGAAGATCCTTAAGAACAACTATGCACTCATCATTCTCGATGTACAGATGCCTAGTATGGATGGCTTTGAGGTAGCTGAAACCATTTCCGGATATAGTAAAGCAAGGGACGTACCTATCCTGTTCCTGTCTGCTGTCAATAAGGATAAAAAATTCATTGCCAAGGGCTATGCTTCTGGAGGGTTGGATTACATAACCAAACCAGTAGACCCTGATATATTTCTGCTTAAAGTAAAGACTTTCATTAAATTATATGAACAGAACCGTCAGTTGCAGGCCATGCATGAAAACCTTCGTCAGGAGGTAGAAGTGCGTAAACAGGCACAGGCGGCATTGAATGCAAAGGTACAGGAGCAGCATTCCATCCTTGAGTCCCTCCCCCAGGTAGCCTTTACCGCCAGGGGGGATGGAAATGTGGAATATGCGAACCGGCATTGGTTCTATTATTCCCCATCCCTGGATGATTTCCCCGCTACCTACGACCAGGACCACCAGGAACAAAAGGTTTGGGAGAATGCGATCCTGGCAGGCCAACCTATTGAAAAGGAAGTGTACCTGCATAACCGGCTCACCCATCATTACAGATGTCATTTACTCAGGGCCATTCCCATTGACGAAGATGGACGAATTGTAAAATGGGTAGGTACATTTACCGATATCGCCCATCAGAAACAAGCGAATGAGATCCTGGAACAAAGGGTGGAGGAGCGTACCCATGAACTGCAGGAAATGAACCAGGCACTGGAAGCAAGTAACTATGAGTTACAGCAGTTTGCCAGTGTGGCTTCGCACGATTTGAAAGAGCCGCTCAGGAAGATCCAGTTATTTGGAACGATCCTCCGCGACAGGCATTTGGGTACCAACCCGGATGCCATCCAGTATATGGAAAGGATTGTGAGTTCTTCTGAAAGGATGAGCAAATTGATAAGTGATCTATTAAAATACTCCAGGTTATCAGCAGACAATACTTTTGAGCCAGTCAATCTGAATGGGTTGATCAATGAGATCTTAGCAGACCTGGAATTGTCAGTTAGAGATGCCGATGCGGAGATCGTGGTAGAAGAATTACCAGAGTTGGAAGCAATACCAGGGCAGATCCGGCAGGCATTACAGAATATAATTAGTAATGCACTGAAATTCAGAAGGCCCGGGGTACGGGCATTGATCACCATCAAGTCGGAAATTGTAGGGGAGAAAGAATTAGAAAGTAGTGTGCAGGAAGCCGGGAATTTTTGCAGGATTGTGGTGAGTGATAATGGGATTGGATTTGATGAAAAGTACTTACCAAAGATATTTACGCTGTTTCAGCGATTGCATAGTGCGGATGCGTATGAGGGTACTGGTATTGGGTTGAGTATCGCAAAGAAAGTGATTGAGAAGCACCAGGGGATTATCAGTGCACAAAGTAAAGAGGATGAGGGAACGAGATTTATTATGGTGTTGCCGCTGAAACAATCGAATTAA
- a CDS encoding efflux RND transporter periplasmic adaptor subunit: MRTTTVILMSIALGGCITKGEKNNTKDNLNTYPVVQLALTDTILHKNYVADIEAVRNVEIRARVNGFLNKIYVDEGQHVQQGQLLFSLNDEEFRAELARAKAAFSSAIADAKTAQLEQSRVQLLVDKKVIAKTELEVASAKVAAANARVEEARSAETNAATRLAYTSIRAPFTGYIDRLPSKAGSLIAEGALLTSVSDIQDMYAYFNVSETEYLQHKRSAQDNQHAEVELVLADGSLYPYKGKIETIESEFEESTGSIAFRAKFPNPKALLKHGASGKIQLAADLDSTMLIPQKAVFEMQDKNYVFLLDANNHVKMKSFSPGPRMANCYIVQAGLKPGDRVVYEGVRNLREGMQINPTVISLDSIRAL, encoded by the coding sequence ATGCGCACAACTACTGTGATATTGATGAGCATCGCCCTGGGGGGATGTATTACCAAAGGAGAAAAAAATAATACGAAGGATAACCTGAACACTTATCCTGTAGTGCAGCTTGCACTTACAGACACCATATTACATAAGAACTATGTAGCCGATATTGAGGCCGTACGGAATGTAGAGATCCGTGCCCGTGTAAACGGGTTCCTCAATAAGATCTATGTAGACGAGGGGCAACATGTACAACAGGGACAATTACTCTTTAGTCTCAACGACGAAGAGTTCAGAGCTGAACTGGCACGCGCCAAAGCCGCTTTCAGCAGTGCGATTGCAGATGCAAAGACGGCGCAGCTGGAACAATCAAGGGTACAATTGCTGGTCGATAAAAAGGTGATTGCCAAAACAGAACTGGAAGTGGCCAGCGCGAAAGTAGCTGCGGCCAATGCCAGAGTGGAAGAGGCACGCAGTGCAGAAACCAATGCCGCTACACGGCTTGCTTATACGTCTATCCGTGCGCCATTTACCGGTTATATTGATAGATTACCTTCTAAAGCGGGGAGCCTGATCGCCGAAGGGGCGCTGCTGACTTCAGTTTCAGACATTCAGGATATGTATGCTTACTTCAATGTATCGGAGACTGAATACTTACAGCATAAGCGGAGTGCACAGGATAACCAGCATGCAGAAGTAGAGCTGGTACTGGCGGATGGTTCCCTCTATCCTTATAAAGGGAAGATAGAGACGATCGAAAGTGAATTTGAAGAAAGTACGGGGTCCATTGCATTCAGAGCGAAATTTCCAAATCCGAAAGCGCTGCTGAAACATGGCGCCAGTGGTAAGATACAACTCGCTGCTGATTTGGATAGCACAATGCTGATTCCACAGAAGGCGGTGTTTGAAATGCAGGATAAAAATTATGTATTCCTGCTGGATGCAAATAATCATGTAAAGATGAAAAGCTTTAGTCCGGGACCGAGGATGGCTAACTGTTACATTGTACAGGCAGGTCTGAAGCCGGGAGACAGGGTAGTGTACGAAGGGGTACGCAATCTTAGAGAGGGTATGCAGATCAATCCGACGGTGATTTCGCTGGATAGTATCAGGGCATTGTAA